From Halobacteriovoraceae bacterium, one genomic window encodes:
- the dnaB gene encoding replicative DNA helicase: protein MSQIKEAPHDLLAEKSLLGCLIIDGSVFDEIFDLELSKDDFYHPQYGTVFEVIKDLVINNQPIDYVTVCSKLTDLGKLDQVGGQSAILNIVEDQASSANIYHYAKIVRDKSSLRKIVQTAMRVAEHGMSFSGKVEDFIQDVESSFFKLTNDAKSGGMVRINECLKSNLKDLEDTSRQTGEIQGISTGYPKLDQLLLGLQAGQLIILAARPAMGKTSLALNLAINACERTGLPVAIFSLEMLANELSSRVLSSRAKVDSKRMRTKNFLDTDLRSIGEAVKEISTFPVFINDSANITLFDIQSQCRKIKADSGLGMIVIDYLQLMKSASNNPSREQQISEISRGLKNLAKELECPIIALSQLNRAVEARPNKRPIVSDLRESGSIEQDADIVMMVYRDEVYNPNTNEKGIAEIIVGKNRAGETGTAKLAWVGSYTSFENLSFAPAQE from the coding sequence ATGTCTCAAATTAAAGAAGCTCCACATGACCTTCTTGCTGAAAAATCTCTACTTGGTTGTTTGATTATTGATGGCTCAGTCTTTGATGAAATCTTTGATTTAGAACTTTCTAAAGATGATTTCTATCACCCACAATATGGAACTGTATTTGAAGTTATTAAAGACCTGGTTATTAATAATCAACCAATTGACTACGTAACAGTATGCTCAAAACTCACTGATCTAGGTAAATTAGATCAAGTCGGAGGACAAAGCGCTATTTTAAATATTGTTGAGGATCAGGCCAGCTCTGCCAATATTTATCACTACGCCAAAATTGTAAGAGACAAATCATCCCTTAGAAAAATTGTCCAAACTGCGATGAGAGTTGCAGAGCATGGAATGAGCTTTTCTGGAAAAGTAGAAGACTTTATTCAGGATGTTGAAAGTAGCTTTTTTAAACTCACAAACGACGCTAAATCTGGAGGGATGGTTAGAATTAACGAATGTCTAAAATCAAATCTTAAAGATTTAGAAGACACTTCAAGACAGACTGGTGAAATACAGGGGATATCAACTGGATACCCTAAACTTGATCAACTCCTCCTTGGATTGCAAGCAGGACAACTGATTATCTTAGCGGCAAGACCCGCAATGGGAAAAACTTCCTTGGCACTTAATCTGGCCATAAATGCCTGTGAAAGAACCGGACTTCCTGTCGCCATTTTTTCTCTGGAAATGTTAGCAAACGAACTCAGCTCAAGAGTTCTCTCATCTAGGGCCAAAGTTGATTCAAAAAGAATGAGAACCAAAAACTTCTTAGACACAGATTTAAGAAGTATCGGAGAGGCCGTTAAAGAAATTTCTACTTTTCCTGTTTTCATAAATGACTCTGCAAATATCACTCTTTTCGACATTCAATCACAGTGTCGAAAAATTAAAGCAGATTCTGGTCTCGGAATGATCGTTATTGATTACCTCCAGCTTATGAAATCGGCCTCAAATAATCCTTCTAGGGAACAACAAATTTCTGAAATCTCAAGGGGACTAAAAAATCTCGCCAAAGAACTCGAATGTCCCATTATCGCTCTTTCTCAGCTCAACCGTGCTGTAGAAGCTAGGCCTAATAAAAGACCAATTGTCTCTGATCTCAGAGAATCTGGCTCGATAGAACAAGATGCAGATATTGTTATGATGGTTTATCGCGATGAAGTCTACAATCCAAATACCAATGAAAAAGGTATCGCTGAAATAATTGTTGGAAAAAATAGGGCCGGTGAAACAGGTACGGCCAAACTCGCCTGGGTTGGCTCATACACATCGTTTGAAAATTTAAGTTTTGCACCTGCACAGGAGTAA